One Triticum dicoccoides isolate Atlit2015 ecotype Zavitan chromosome 4B, WEW_v2.0, whole genome shotgun sequence genomic window carries:
- the LOC119292909 gene encoding putative transcription factor bHLH056 has translation MDRQVPATDPWWYPSEAAASTGDDDFLDIEGLLGLAWEGGTALPGVGSPPPALGPPCASPPEPTPSEDVMAAWLYPIVSGEDNAGDGPMVKGKPSAKASGSLGMTESEGKLPATDGMYHVKDTNITSDSSERRKAASGGSNKTRSSRHSDTHNDTEKRRRCKISDRLRTLQQLVPGCKKCNQASTLEQTIQYMKSLQRQVQAMKSLQRQVQAVYPVMQTASAPAVAVTLGAAPASAAPGTVLAGGCVPLLPAGMAPFGAMLPYPPYHAVMMPVQAAKAVPFYLPRPAASAPLEWQCSVSREQHYKKGQGRRERL, from the exons ATGGACCGACAAGTTCCCGCTACAGATCCTTGGTGGTACCCCAGCGAGGCCGCAGCATCCACCGGCGACGACGACTTCCTCGACAT TGAAGGTCTACTCGGGTTGGCGTGGGAAGGAGGCACGGCTCTTCCCGGCGTCGGCTCTCCGCCACCGGCGCTGGGGCCACCGTGCGCGTCGCCTCCAGAGCCAACACCTTCCGAAGACGTGATGGCAGCGTGGCTCTACCCGATCGTCAGTGGCGAGGACAATGCCGGGGACGGCCCCATGGTGAAGGGCAAACCGTCGGCCAAGGCGTCGGGGAGTTTGGGGATGACGGAGAGCGAGGGGAAGCTTCCGGCTACGGACGGCATGTACCATGTCAAG GACACAAACATAACGAGCGATTCCAGCGAGAGGAGGAAGGCGGCATCAGGAGGCTCAAACAAAACAAGGTCGTCTCGTCACTCAGATACACACAACGATACAGAAAAG AGGCGAAGATGCAAGATCAGTGACAGGCTCAGGACCCTGCAGCAGCTCGTCCCTGGATGCAAGAAG TGTAACCAGGCGTCGACGCTGGAGCAGACGATCCAGTACATGAAGTCGCTGCAGCGGCAGGTCCAGGCAATGAAGTCGCTGCAGCGGCAGGTCCAAGCAGTGTACCCCGTCATGCAGACGGCATCGGCGCCGGCCGTCGCGGTGACACTGGGCGCCGCACCCGCCTCGGCAGCTCCAG GGACGGTGCTCGCGGGAGGATGCGTCCCGCTCCTGCCTGCAGGAATGGCTCCGTTCGGAGCCATGCTCCCGTACCCTCCTTACCACGCCGTGATGATGCCAGTACAGGCGGCGAAGGCGGTCCCATTTTACCTCCCACGGCCGGCAGCCTCTGCTCCTCTAGAGTGGCAGTGCTCCGTCTCCAGGGAGCAGCATTACAAAAAGGGGCAAGGAAGGAGGGAGAGATTGTAA